The sequence below is a genomic window from bacterium.
CGATCCGGTCAGGATGAAGCGACCGGGGCCGGTCCCGTCATCGCAGGCGCCCCTGACGGCATTCCATATTTCGGGGGCTGTCTGCCACTCGTCCAGCAAGCGGGGGTAGGGCCCCTCGAGCAGACGGACGGGGTTCACCGCCGCAGACAGGCGAGCGTCCGGGTCGCGGTCGAACATGACGGCGCTGCGAGAGTGTCGTAGCGCCGTCCAAGTCTTGCCGCAGCTCTTGGGACCGTCTAGGACCACCGCCGCAGAGGTCTCGAGCCCAGCCCGGACTTCGGCGTCGACCAGCCGCGGCAGGTAGCCGCCTGGCGTAAGCCTCCTCTCCATACCCGGTCTGCCCCTTCCTCAGAGCTTCGTCGGCATCATCCTACAGGTTAGACAGAGTTCATCCTACAGGTTAGACAGAGTTCATCCTACAACTCAGACGGATTCTGTCCTACAGGTCAGAGCGATGTGCTCGGCCTCTACAGGTTGGAGAGGCGGGCCAACTCGCCGACCAGACGGTCGTACGCGCCGGTTATCACCGCTACGGGAATCAGGGCTGCCACCACCTTGAAGCCGACCCTTACGCGGGGGCGCGCCAGGAACTTCGCAGAGCCGGCATCCTTGGCGGCCAGCAGGTAGATCAGGGCCGACGGGACCATCACCCCGGCCAGGTACAGGGCCATCGGGAGGACCGCGCCGGCCGGCTCGGTCAGGCCTCTGGTCAGGACCGAGCCGAGTTGAGGACCGACGCAGGGCACCCAGGTGGCGCCGGCGAAGGCACCCACGAGGGCGGCGCCGCCCGTGCCGGCCCGGAACGGCGCCGCGGCCAGAGCCAGGCCCGCTCCCAGGACGACGGCCCCGCCCAGCCGGTGGTCGAGCATCAGGTCGACGCCTGCCAGCGGAAGCCAGGCCAGGAGCACGGTCCCCAGATAGAAAAGCCCCAGCACCTCGGCTCGTTCGCCCCTCTTCCGCAGGCCGAGGAGCACCAGGGCCATCAGCAGGATCGAATAGGAACAGGGCAGGAGCGCGGACCGGAGCGCTTCGACCAGGAGGCTCACGGGGCTTCCGCCAGAAGCGCCACCACTGTGTCCTCCAACGCCCGGTAGGCCCCCTCACCGATGTGATCGAAGCGCACCCGGCCCGAGCGGTCCAGTACGTAGGTGCGGGGCCAGTAGGCGGGCGAGCCCTGCCATTCCCGGAAGGTCCGGCGATCGGTGTCCAGCACTACGGGCCAGGTCACCCCCAACCGGTCCATCGCTTCCACTATGGCGTCCACCTCCTTCTCGTAGGCGAACTCGGGGGAATGGATACCCACGATCTCGAGACCCTGGTCCCGGTAGGCGGCGTAGATGTCCTGGGTATAAGGGAGGCGGTTCTTGCAGTTGTAGCAGCCGAATGTCCAGAACTCGACTATCACCACCTTGCCCCGCAACTCCTCCAGGGAGGTCACGTCCGACTGCAGCCAGCCGTCGATCTCCTTGAGAGGCGGGTGTTCCTGCCTCAGCACGGGCGGCGGATCCATCGGCTCGGTGACCGCCGGCGCGGTCGTTGCCACGGGGGCTTCGGTGCTCGGCGGGACGGTGGT
It includes:
- a CDS encoding redoxin domain-containing protein, whose protein sequence is MEASPPRRRAAVAVAVVLALLVVAIGVSRLVFEDREVTASGDSSDTSAPSVAPATVGTTAAVGTTTAAGVTTTVPPSTEAPVATTAPAVTEPMDPPPVLRQEHPPLKEIDGWLQSDVTSLEELRGKVVIVEFWTFGCYNCKNRLPYTQDIYAAYRDQGLEIVGIHSPEFAYEKEVDAIVEAMDRLGVTWPVVLDTDRRTFREWQGSPAYWPRTYVLDRSGRVRFDHIGEGAYRALEDTVVALLAEAP